From the Anopheles merus strain MAF chromosome 2L, AmerM5.1, whole genome shotgun sequence genome, the window AAGGACGGCATTGAAGAAAGCATCTATTGTTTGTCCCAAAACTGGGAATGAACAGGGTAGTGCCTTTCTGCACGTGGTTTTTGCCGGTTCGGGctgcccaaaacaaaaccttcctATGGGCATTTTTGAGATAGCGAAATTGCGAGAGCAAATTTTGAGGATGGAGAAGCAGCGGTTACGGCCGATGGGTTTTTGGGCCCTCCCCTGTTCAGTGTGCCCGAAATGCCGAAGCTAcacttttgctttattttcgaTTTTTAATGGATCGATAATGGAGCACAAAACACCTTCTTCTCCCTCATCAAAACGGTGTATAATTGATAAGAAAGTGTTtcgacaacttttgaagcgtTTCAGACGCGTACCTTACTTGAAGGGAGGAATGTTTGCAcctaatgtgtgtgtgcgtatgaaatgtgtcaaaattATATCGATGATGAACGATCGGTTATTTCGAATGATTAGTGTGGGGCTTTTTTTATTGAGGTTGTATTGTAGGTTAAGGTGTAAAATGCGTTCGTAGCGGTTTGTGTAACTTTCCCTCTTACTTTCTCGTGCGGTAAGAAACCACATTAATAAATGTAACATATGGTAATCGTAATCGTAATTGTATGAAGTTGActtgaaacaagaaaaaaacggaaaagtaaatgaaataaaatcagaAAGAGTCAAAATAAGATAAAGAAGAATACAATAACGTAAAAAATCAAGTAAGGAAAACAGGAACAAAAAGAATAACCAAAACTTGTTGTTAATTGTTGAAGCTAACGTTATCTTGATAAGCACAAACGAATGAAATAACAGAAGagttaaaatgatgaaaacctagaataacataaaacataaatttgaaGTATATCAAAagatcagaaaaaaaaactttggaCAGTTCAAAGTTTTCTTGTGCGTtatcatattttgttttttgttttagtttgttcttttttgtttagtttattgatcagttttagatatttttaaatcatttttagaTCTTGTTTATATCTACTTGGAAGGCCACCTTTTGTTTTACACTTTCTCTCTTGGATTGTTTCTTACTATTCTGTTCTTTTCCtttatatgttttgtttccttgTTTAAAACTATCAAACATTATCAATCTTTTACTATGGCAACTAACGCCTACGCATGGTGAGTAATTAAGATTGTAAAGTGTGCTCGTTTTGTACGCTTTTACGAGTGTACTTTATTGATTGTGCCTGATACCTATTGTACAGCGGAATGATAAAACTCTTGGCCGTGTACCTCTTGTATGGGTGTAAAAAGATAAGATAGGTATAGACTTTCAATAAAACCAGTGCTTGCCGTCCACTGTGCACATCTTTTCGAAAGGGGCAAACCTGCTGAGTAGGTGCAAAAGCTTGCTGACGTATTAATTGCCCCTATTTTGAAAATAGATACCCAGAAACGAAGAACGAAAAGAGAGGGTTAGTGTACGCTGTTGTCTTTCCCTGACTCTGATGCTCCAACTGATCATGTCCATCCATTCCATGTTCCCCGAGCCCCGAGACAGCCTAATGAGCACGGGGTAAAAGTAAGCCTAAATCGTTGCAATTAATTCGATTGGCCTCGGTACGCCAGGCAAAGAAATTAGCCAACGCACTGgattaaattacaattaatCGGTACCTCCGCAAAATGGTGAGATAATGCACCTCAGCTGCGGACAGGAACAGGTGCGCAATcgtttgcgtttgtgtgtgtggttcctCCTGAGCACGTGTGCAGTGAGGCACGAAAAGAACTCTCATTCTCAAGCTGACGCATCACCCTGGTACGATCATTCTGTACAGGAAGTGTAAATCACGGGAGGGAAATGGTTCCGGTTCGATTGGAAGCCAGCGTTCGTTTTGCCACCATCAGCCAGCGGTCCGTTGCACTCGTCCATCCTTTTGCGGGGAGGTGCTGCATCTTGTTTGTGGTGCATAATTTGGTCTCAAAAACCAAGGGGGAGCGCGTTGCGTTGTGCCGCAGATGCAGATGATGTGTTTGTTCGCTTTGCGTTGGCACACAGCCAAGCTGTACTGGGAACGTGCCTGCTGTATTACAAACTGCCCGCGAAGTGTTGTGCAGTTTGCCAAACCGGAGACGTCTAGCATGGTTGTGGTTAAGTGTGAAAAATGGCGTGTTCTAAGAATAGAGCAACTATTAATGAGAATGTGCACAGTGACGAGGGATGAAATTAGTTGGGGATGGGTTGGAATTGTTTTGGTACAAGCAGATTTGCTAGCTAATTTTTCCTAAAGCAAAatgcttttattattattaaaagttATGTTTCATCTACTCAAAATACATTCCATTTAGTGTCCTTGTGTTATTCCAACCACGGCAACAAGAGTTCTTATtgtggaaatgttttttttttgcttctcaatTCTCACCCTGAACGTTGCCACAAATTCAATGCACAATGTCGGTGTGCATTTTCCCAAACGGCTCTTCCctccttctctcgctctctctctcgctctgtttaCCCTTatgccatatgccaccatggGTGCATCGGGTTGCAACCGCCTTGAATCATTTGCATTGTCGCGTGGAGGTGGTGTTTGCTATTTGTTCCCCCTGGCCGCAACTATGGCCGCGAAAGGAAGTGGCATATGCGCGACAAAAGAACAATAACTACTTGCGCACTacaaatcacacacatatacacctCTACCGCCTGCTAGTCTGAATGCAGCACAAAAAGCACATGTGCTCTTTGCCGTTCTCGCCTGTGTTACATGGTGATTTTTAGCATATGGCGGTGGTGAGTAAACACAATCGAATGGaaaattccttttttgtgGGACCTTTGAGTGTAGCTTTATTTTCGGTTGGTCGGTTACGGTTTGGCTTGTCGGCGATGTTGCGGTGCGGAGATTGGTCTaatgtttgttgttggtgtttttgTGACTTAATTTTACTACTTTCTTTGTATATTTTCTGAAAAATATTGCCAAAAATTGTCCTCAGAAAGGCAAATATCTACTCAAAATAGAGTAATATTTTACaagaaaattaattgaaaaaaatatgcaaatcctttatttttattttccttataTTGATCTATATTATCCCAATTTTCACAGTTTCAGATTCTCGAAGTTAGGGTCCCTTACccttttaagttcgtaggctgaaatttcagcctgtcagctgatTGCATcgtatagcagttttcaagCAGCTATTAAAGTGGGTATAACATACAGGTGAGCTCATTCCAAGGtgtttttcgagcaggtactcgaatctaattctaactttgaggctgaaataatctagactgtaaattgcaggctagttttgtgtgtggttttgtatggagtgttgacatgattttaGTCTCCAACTTTCATACTCCATATGAAAAAGCTGACAagaatcgtgaagggtcccttaaatagtttttttcctttactgCGGGGGTTTGTTCAACATAGATTCGAACACAAATAACCTGTAATGTCTGaattagtgatgtgctctccgAAGCGctcccacgactccgatcctaCTCCGACTATTATTAGTCAGATTCCGATTccagcaaaatggaaccactagattCGCCCGGAGTCGGCCTGAGTCAGctagagtcgtccggagtcgttcggagccgTCTGGAAGCACTTCGTATATAGGCCTTTGTTTTGAAGgctgactccgaacgactcagaacgactccaaacgactccgaacgactccggatgactctggacgccttcgactccgaatgactccgggcAACTCCTCACGACTCTAAACAaatccgaacgactccggacgaaacCGAATCCGAAGATTCCGGGCAACTCCGGACCACTcagaacgactccagacgactcccaacgacttcggacgactccgaacgactccggagaTTCCGggcaactccggatgactgcggacgactctgaacgaatctgaacgactccgactctcaACTATTCGAGACGACTCCGCGCACCTGcaggcgattccggacgattccgaacgactccggataatgcaGGGTGGACCtatcttccggagtcgattcagaatttatcggagtcggatcgtaTTAGACTCCggattttctcttttcttttcgcaTCTTTCTGCTAACATGCTGTATCTAATCGCTTGACATGATGCCATGGAACACTTTCATAAAAGCGTAGCTTAAACTTAAATAATAGTGTACTACATCAAGTatggtttcaattttttagCTCACGAGATTTTATTATTCATTCAATGTGTGGTTTAAAACTCATATTTTTCATATGTATTAGTTAATATTGTTGTAAAGATGTGTACAGTCAGTTTTACCAGTAGATGCAGTACTTCCATACAAATAAAACCTTCCCTTGGATAGCGATGCATAATTACAAGGAATCGTAAATGAAAACCTCCTCGtcactctcacactctctctccaCTTTCTAATTCACCATCCAACAAAGTTATACAATGATGATATGGTCAGCAGCGGCAAGGGAGGACACCCCCCCATGCTCCGAGCAATTGTTACCGGATGTACATACATTTATTGAAGCTCGTATGGAACATTTTAATGGTTCCAAAATTGACGCCCGTACCTTTATTTCGAACAGTAACAAAATCAAAATGCTCCTCCCTCGAAATAGTAAACGCATGAAAAAATGCGCACAAAAAAGTACACAAAACCCGTACCCAGCACGTACCTGCGCACACATACGAGGGCTTAAAACggaagtaaattaaaacaagatgaGCAATGCCAAAAGAGCTGGTAACTCTCCAAAGGGAAAGCGggcgggggaaaaaagggaaacgaaaCGCGATGACGATagtgacgatgatgatgatgatgatgaaaataaataacaaccaACGAGACAACGCGTCACAGCTCACTGGCTCGCAAACGCGTCCACCGGCACAGGGCCCAgcatttttctgttttcatcaCAGTTTTCCACCAAAAGCCGCGCACCTGACACAACACCCGGCCTGTACAGAGGTTGAACAGATTTCGTGACATTGCGGCCGGCGGGACAGTTGCTCCATCAGTTGGTTTCGGGTCGGACGTGCCgggcttttgctttcgttgaGTGGGCGGCTACAAACGACAGTGAgatgaaagagagcgagaaagacacgtaatttaaataatagcAGTTTTCCAACCCAACCTCGCTTTGGTGAGTGAGCTTTGGCAAGGTGTTCTGTTGTAGGTTTTTGAAATGCGAAACCTTCGAGCCAAGCCGGGTAGCCAGATTGCGCCATAATTACATCGACAGTCACCACCTTTCATAACTGCCGCAACGGTGCGCgttgtgttttaatttaaaaagaatcgagtgtgtttgtgtgtgtattttcgtTGCTGTTTCGATTGTAATTAATTAAGGTGTAAGATTTCCTCCGGAGCGATCTGAACACGTGTCTCGTGCGTTTTGGGTGTTGTTGATGTGcataattgaatttatttttctgaACCTTTTTCTATTACATTAGCGTCCTGCACCGAGCAAAGCAGAGCTTCCCGGGAGCTGAACAGTGTGTTGGGTGTGATTTCAGTGAACTGTGAACTTGTGCATTTCTTTTCTATATGTGATGTAGAGTGAAATTTGTGTACAATAGCCCTTGCCACAGTTATCTAACCGCAtgggagtgtgtgttgtgaatggaaaattgaaaaataattgacGATCGCattaaaaagcaattaaacGGACGCCTGTGCATGTAAACGACCGTGTAAAGATGTCGACCAAAatcagcaacggcagcagcggaGGTGGGATCAACACTGCACCCAACACGACCTCAATCACtaccaacaacaataacaacaacaacaacgactcGCCGGATGTACAGGTCACCGTTAAGGATCTTCCTATCTCGTTTAAGGTGAGTTGTGACGATAAACCGAACCGAGCGGGGTAGAACTCCATCACTGCCCTTCATCTCCATGCCCGCCAGACCGGaaatggtgatggtgctggttGGATGAAATCATGTGAGTGAGGAGATGTCGTTCCGGTTCCGTGCGTTCTGCCGGTGCTCCCTTGCGTTCAAGGGTGAAATGGTTCTAACAGTGTGGAAGGTTCGCGTTTTGAAAGTGCGCTCAGTGCTAGGCCGCATTTTACTacgtttttatttagttttattttacgaGCGCACGATCCTCTACGGTCCGGTGGTGTATTGTCGATCGTTCGTCAACCGTAAACTTCCGCCCGAGCGGATGGTGCGTACCTTTAAACACGGCCGGAAGTGGGAGCATGAGGTAGTTTTTTGTTCACTGTCTCGTAATTACATGCAAAGTGCGTTGTTGAATTTTAGAGAGCATTATATGGAATTTCCAGTTTTCCAGAACTTGCTTGCCTACTTAATACATAGTTCAAGAATAATGAGGGGAAATGTTTAAGGGCGCAGACACGTTGAAGCAAACCATAGGTAACTTGTTAGGCGTGCTTTGTGACAACAGTTGCATAGTTGTAGGCGTTTTCATCGTACGCGTTTATTACTTTTGGAGTAAAAATGCATTGAGCAATGTAATAGGtttgaaaaatgttatttaattgaAGCTATGGAGTAGAAAATATTTCGCAAGTTTAATCGGAATAGTTTtaggctttttttttaatatcatcATCAATAACGACAATAAGGCAGATTTGAAATGAATCATGATACATACACAATACAAACATTCGTTCATGTTGAGCAACTGGAGATAAATGTTGCGTCAGTTTAATGTGCGATTGTAGAGGTTTTTCTTAACGCTAATGGAATAATAAGTGAATAATCTATTTTCTGAATCATCGCGTAAGCGTTATTAGAAAGGCTGATATCGTGTCGCTAATCGTGTGAAtgacattttacaaaaaatgttGGTTTATTCGATCAGAAATACAATATGATTTGCCTCACAGAAAGATTTACGCTTATGAATGCAGACATCAGAATATGGGTCATATGGATGAAAAGAGTGAACTATCTCAATATTTGCCTTAGCTAAATTTATATGCATAAGATGTATTGATAGATTAGAAACTTATACTGGATACACTGTCCgagaaacatatttttaaaatcacaCACCAATCACACATGAAAATCATCTTTATTACCCTGGCCCTATCGCACTATTTAAGCATCATTTGATGACtaatagcagcagcaactgctGTCCCGTTTCATTAAGCTCCCACACTTCCCTCCCTCCTCACTTCCCATAATTGCACCTCTTAATTCATATTCGGAACAAAGCTTTTTCCGAACATCACGTGTGCCCCAATGAAAAGATCACTTTCGACAAGCATTGAACGAGCAGCGGGCCCGTTGAAAATGCTTCCCGTTGGATGTAAAACCGTTGGCGACGAGCGAAACGGTTTACATCCGACAAGGGTCCGGGGAAACGGGTTGCAATATAATTTCATGCAGCTTTTGTAAGCTATTGTTCCACGCCGGCGTCTTTTGATGAAAGAAGGGAAGGGTACGGAGGAAAAGGTGTTATGAGCGCTCTAACTGGATGGAACGTTGGCAAGATGCCTATTCAAACAGCGCGCACTTTTGTCGGTCGGCGGTTTAATAGAACCGTTTAGAGTAGGCGCTCGGGGCGAGATCGCGTTGCTGTGCATGTTGATCGTGCAATCTACAGGGTGGATTTGATATGCGAACTATTAATCATGTAAAAACTGCAAATGTATAGCATTAAACTGCTCTTTCtttgaattcaaaaacaaTCCTTTATCACATTGTTCGAATTGATAAGATAAAACAGCGCTCTTAGGAGCTTGTTTAAGAGTATTTTTCCGATTAATCatcgattttatttattaatgattcattgatgtttgtttacCAATATTTGCAAATTGTATTCCGATTATCATGCTAAATTGTTTTCTAATTCTTCATTTTCAAGGTAAAATATCTCGGAAGTCAACCCGCCACAGGACTTTGGGGAATCAAACATACGAGGCTACCAGTAGATCATTTAGTAAGTTTCAATCGATCTTTTGCTAGTTTCAGTCCttcaaaatattaatattattccTTCTAATCGTACTATCTTTCCTTTTACAGGTCAGCGTTGCCAAAAACTTACCACCAAATCGGATTCTTCCCTTCTGTAACCTTACCGTCTCGCTGGACGGTGTTAAGATCGAGTCCATCACCTCCAAGCTGACATCGGTATCGAACTTCACGATCGATACGATCTCGTACGGCGTGCAGGATCTCGTCTACACGCGAGTATTTGCAATGATCGTCGTCAAGGAAAACTATAACCTGAAAGAGAAAAATCCATTCGATGTGCACGCATTCGTGTGTGACAGTAGGTAAGCATAGTGCAGCGACAGATTAGCTGTTAACGCCGGTATTCTTATGCATTGTTATTCCTATTTTGTCCACAGAGCAATGGCACGGAAGCTTACATTCGCCCTAGCCGCCTCCTTTCAGGATTACTCCAAACGGGTAAAGGAAGCGGAAGAAAAGAACGGTAGCAGTGGGTGCGATACGGAGAAATCACTGCGAAAGAAGTTTGCCATCGATCTGCGGACGCCGGAAGAGATGCAGCAGGACATTACGGAGCAGGAGACGGAAGCGTGATTGAAAGTGAAAGTGGCTCCAtacagcaacaataacaacaacaaccaaccaacagaACATTCACACGGGACCAACCTGAGTGCAAATCCTAGTCCTAGTATGCTAACCTGAACCGCTGAAACCTGGGGGGGGAGACTGTTCGGTTTTGCTCGTGTCTCCAGGCGCCGGGCGGTCGCTGGACACGCGTACCAACAGAACGCACGCACTGTAccaaaatgtttaatatttgtttgcgtttttgtgtttgcttttcgtAGCGcgtggtttttttctttgttcgtATCGCTTGTATGGTTTTATGCTAGttgtataattttaaaactgaaacaaacacacgaacCAGGCTTCCTAAATCGATTGTAGTTGGTCGATAGTAGATACGGTACGATCTGCGCAATTTCAGTAAGGGATGCGCAGAAATCTAAGAGGTTGTTGAAGGAAACATACGTTGAATAGATCGATAAGTAACATGGGGAAGGCTGGCAGGCTGCCCTCCTTAAGCTAACAGAGGCGagtgattttatttcaataaacaTTTGTGAGTGCATTTTGCCTTTGTTGTTCAATTGTTTTATGGTTGAGAAAGGCATGAATCtattttgaatggtttttccCCTTTAAATTCACATAATAAATACGAGATAACATTACAGAAAGCTTAAATTATACCAGAAATTCAAtccgcctaaaagtatgcaattgcATCACATGCAAAGGTACAGTGCATAATATAAGTTTAGCGCTGATGAGTTATACTTTTGGGAACATGTTTTAGCATGTTGATGAGTgatcgtttatttcttcttcttctttggctcaacaaccgatgacggtcaaggcctgccaaccacttgtggggttggctttcagtgacttattgatttccccccatagcaggatagtcagtcctacgtatggcggcacggtctattcggggcttgaacccatgacgggcatgttgttaagtcgtacgagttgacgactgtaccatgagaccggctaaccTGATGATCGTTTATTTACCTCTAGTTTAATCTAGTTTTGTGTTGATTGATGTTTTTGTTACAACAGAAAATAATTTGTGTTATTTATCAAATGTTTATTTCAaagtcattttttattatccacttttttaatctttttttctaACATTAAAGATTATTATtaattgattgtttatttACAACGTTTTCGAGCCccagaaaacaatattaagctgcttttgaacattgttcaactGCAAATAAACGTTTGACGGCCAACTTAAATTCTGATGCTTTTTTGAACATCCTCAATCGTAACTAAACTTTTGCTTTCCACAATATTAACGTGAGTTTATATTTCCCATGTTCGTTTTTTCATGATCATTCTGAAGCAATTAGATTTGTTTGagcttaattttaattaatttagtaattatttaatagtcaattattaattttgaGAATTTCAGGATAAATTactggaaaataaattaaaacaatttttgtaAATGATGGCACAAACAAAAGTCTAAACTCTATGTAGCAAACCGATAAACTTAGGGTTTATCGGGTTATTTATAGGGTTGTTTAGTCAAATGTTTAGTTATagttgaacaatgttcaaaagcaGCTTAATATTGTTTCAAGGTCTGGGTATACTGTCCGTAATCGCTAATGTAGT encodes:
- the LOC121593275 gene encoding uncharacterized protein LOC121593275, translating into MSTKISNGSSGGGINTAPNTTSITTNNNNNNNNDSPDVQVTVKDLPISFKVKYLGSQPATGLWGIKHTRLPVDHLVSVAKNLPPNRILPFCNLTVSLDGVKIESITSKLTSVSNFTIDTISYGVQDLVYTRVFAMIVVKENYNLKEKNPFDVHAFVCDSRAMARKLTFALAASFQDYSKRVKEAEEKNGSSGCDTEKSLRKKFAIDLRTPEEMQQDITEQETEA